AGCTCAGAGGTTTGTAGGTAGGTCTACAGCCAAAGTAGGAGATGGGGTTTTTGTTTCAGGAACTCTTGGAGACTCTCGGGCGGGGCTTGAACTACTCCTTATGCAGAAAGACTATTACGAGTCCTTTGAGCTAAGGCTCATAGAAAGGCATCTGAGGCCAACGGCTAGGATAGACTATGTTAAACACATCACCAAGTATGCGAACGCCAGCATAGATATAAGCGATGGGCTCTCCTCTGAGCTATGGCATATATCCAAAAGGAGCGGTGTAAAGATAGTGGTAGAAAAAAGAAGAATACCTCTGTCTAAAGAGCTTCTTCTTTTTTGTGAAAAGTACGGAAAGGATCCTTATGACTATGCCCTGAATGGTGGAGAAGATTATCAGCTTCTGTTTACACATCCTGTTCACAGACAGAACCCTTTTCTTGACATGACGCAGATAGGTGTGGTGGAAGAGGGGCAAGGTGTTTTCATAGACGGTGAGCCTTTGAAAGCCCAAGGCTACAAACACTTTGGGTAGAATGGAAAAGCTCTACACTTGGTTAAAGCTCAAGGCAGTAAAGGGCCTGGGTGAAAAGAGTATAAAGAAGCTCTATCGACACTTCAAAAATCCAGGACTTGTCTTTGAAGCAGACTTAAAGATCCTAGAGCAACTTGTAGGACACACACGTGCAAAGAACATCAAGAGTAAGACCTTTTCCTTCGATCCAGAAAATGTGGTAAAGGTGGTAGAAAAAGAAGGAATAGGCTGGACAACCCTGGACATGAAAGATTACCCTAAGCTTCTCAAGGAGATAGAGGATCCACCCCCTGTTCTCTTCTACGTTGGCAACCTAAGGGACATCCCTCTGGTAGGAGTAGTAGGGACAAGAAACCCGGATATCTACAGCGTAAGCTTTACCAAGGAAATTGTCCAGGGTATTGTTTCCTTGAATTTCGGTGTTGCATCGGGTGGAGCAAAGGGCATAGATTACCTGTCCCACAAATTTTGCGTAGAAGCCGGTGGCTACACGGCATGCTTTTTAGGCATGGGTGTGCTGAAAGCTCCCGAACACCTTAGGAAAACGGTGTTAAAAGAGGGTGTACTCATGTCTGAGTTTCTTCCAGAAGAGGAACCTGCAGAGTACACTTTCGTAAGGAGGAACCGGCTCATAAGTGGATCTTCCCTTCTCCTTTTGATAATAGAAGCTGGAGAGAAAAGTGGAGCTCTTATAACAGCAGAGTTTGCCCACAGACAGGGTAGACCTATCTTCGCTCACATAGGTGTAGGTAAAAGCCCAAGATGGAAAGGATGCGTAAAGCTTGTGAACGAAGGAATAGCAAAAGCCTTCTCCGACCTTTCCGACTTAGGCCTGAACCTTCAGAGCAAAAGATTGCCTGAAGATGACCTTATAAGCCTGCTTGTATCACCTAAGACCTTTGAAGATCTTCTTACGCTAACTGGCATGGACCCAAGGTCCCTCATGAACAAACTCACCCTTTACGAGATAGAAGGTAAGATAAGGAGGAACGGAAGTTACTACACAATCGCCTAAGAGCCTTTTATCGGTATACGGTACTTCTTTATCCTGTAGTCTAGCTGTCTTAAGGTAAGCCCCAAAAGTTTAGCAGCCCTTGACTTTACGTAGCCTGTTTTTTCCAAAGCCTTGATTATCTCTTCCCTTTCTGTACTTTCCACAAAGGAAGGCAAGTTCTTTAGCTTTTCCTTCGTGTCTTCTGAGAAAAGATATGAAGGAAGGTCCTTTGGTGTTATGAGTCCATCCTTGAGTATAACGAGCCTTTCCACTGTACTTTCTAGCTCTCTCACGTTACCAGGCCAAGGATACTCCATGAGTACATCCATCGCCCTTGTGTCAAACCCTACTTTTTTGTTGTAACGTTTGTTAAAGAGTTGCAAAAAGTGATCTACAAGCACGGGTATGTCTTCCTTTCTCTCCCTTAGAGGTGGTACGTGTATAGGGAAAACGCTCAATCTGTAATAGAGATCTTC
The DNA window shown above is from Thermocrinis minervae and carries:
- a CDS encoding DNA-processing protein DprA; this encodes MEKLYTWLKLKAVKGLGEKSIKKLYRHFKNPGLVFEADLKILEQLVGHTRAKNIKSKTFSFDPENVVKVVEKEGIGWTTLDMKDYPKLLKEIEDPPPVLFYVGNLRDIPLVGVVGTRNPDIYSVSFTKEIVQGIVSLNFGVASGGAKGIDYLSHKFCVEAGGYTACFLGMGVLKAPEHLRKTVLKEGVLMSEFLPEEEPAEYTFVRRNRLISGSSLLLLIIEAGEKSGALITAEFAHRQGRPIFAHIGVGKSPRWKGCVKLVNEGIAKAFSDLSDLGLNLQSKRLPEDDLISLLVSPKTFEDLLTLTGMDPRSLMNKLTLYEIEGKIRRNGSYYTIA
- the thiL gene encoding thiamine-phosphate kinase, with translation MRISELGEFGLIERLKNLLGENIIGDDTACVSLGDVNLLLTCDLLLEDRHFKSFFPPASLGWKAISVNVSDVCANGGTPKWALVSLMVPDFEVSYIEELYEGIKRACEFYGCRVVGGNVSRSDKVGIDVFMVGIAQRFVGRSTAKVGDGVFVSGTLGDSRAGLELLLMQKDYYESFELRLIERHLRPTARIDYVKHITKYANASIDISDGLSSELWHISKRSGVKIVVEKRRIPLSKELLLFCEKYGKDPYDYALNGGEDYQLLFTHPVHRQNPFLDMTQIGVVEEGQGVFIDGEPLKAQGYKHFG